A stretch of DNA from Corallococcus silvisoli:
TCCGGATCCACCAGGATGTAGAGCGCCGGGAGCCCCAGCGCGGCCAGATACGCCACGCCCATGCCCACCACGAGCCCCCGCGTCCCCCACCGCCCCAGCCGCCCCGCGAGGAAGGGGAAGGTCGCGTAGAAGAGCGCCTCCACCGCCAGGGACCAGCCCGCGCCGTTCCAGGCGAGCGCCGTCCACGGCATCCAGCTCTGGAGCAGCAGCGGCGCCAGCACCAGCGCCTCGCCCTGCCTCCACGCCTCCGACGGGTCCGCCAGCCACGCGTCGCGCAGGCCCTTGAGGAACGCGGGCGCGGCGACGGCCAGCCCCAGCGCGTAGACGGGGTAGACGCGCGCGAAGCGGGCCACCCAGAACGCCTTGCGCGCCTCGCGCGTGTCGGGCGGCCGCTCCAGGTAGTTGTAGCCAAGGATGAAGCCCGACAGGACGAAGAAGAAGCTGACGCCCACGTACCCGCTGTCCAGCAGCCCGTGCAGGCCCGGCGGGGCCTCCGTGCCGCTGAAGACCAGGTGATACACGTGGTAGGCGACGACGTGCGCGGCCGCGAGGAACCGCAGCCCGGTGAGTGCGTCCAGGTGCTGCCGGGAGGAGGCCATGAGGGCCGCGAGTCTCGCAGCCCCCCGCCCACACCTCAATCGGCCCCCGCCGTCCTACCTAGAGCTGTTCGACCCCCGGCACGCGGGTCGCTCCTCTGACGGTGGCCTTCGCCTCCTCGGGGCGCAGCCTGGCGCGCACGCGGGGGTCCAGCTTGAGGATGACCGCTTCCACGGCCTGGGCCTGGGTGAAGTCCTCCACCGGCGTGAGCAGGAAGAAGCCGACGGCCGCGTCGCCCCCCGCCGCCAGCGCCACCTGCTGCACGTGCGTGATGAGGTCCCGCTTGGAGTCCAACCGCCCCCGGCTGAAGGCCATCTTGCCCAGCAGCTGATGCGAATAGCCGTCCTTCGTCGACAGCATGTGGGAGGTCATCTCGATGCCCTCCGGCAACGTCTCCTGCAGGAAGATGACCGACGCGGTGTCCTTCGCCCCTTCCGCGCGGGTGAGCACCTCGCGGTCCCGCTCGGGTTGGTACTCGCCGTAGCCCCGGTACTCGTTCTGCGCCAGGGCCTGCCCCTGTAAGTACATGGGGTTCGCACAGCCCAGGGACGCGCACGTCCCCCATGCGAGGAAGAGACAGAGGGTGCGGAGGTTCATGACCTGGCGTCTAACACACCGCGCTGGGGCTCCTCTGGACGCGGCGGGCACTCTCCCGAGGAATCCGGAAATGGAGTCCCTGGCCCGGGCGTAGAAGAGGCCTCATGCTCAGCCTGCGCAATCTGGTGAAGGTGTATCCGGGCCCGGTCACGGCCCTTCGTGGCATCGACCTGGACGTGCCCCGCGGGATGTTCGGGCTGCTGGGGCCCAACGGCGCGGGCAAGTCCACGCTGATGAAGATCCTCGCCGGCCTGCTGGAGCCCACCTCCGGGGAGGTGACGCTCGACGGGCTGGACCTGGTGCGTCATCCGGAGGCGCTGCGCCCGCACCTGGGCTACCTGCCTCAGGAGTTCGGCTTCTACCCGTACCTCTCCGGCCAGGACATGCTGCGCTACCTGCTGGAGCTCAAGGGCGTCACCGCGCCGCAGGGGCTGAAGGCGCTGTGCGCGGAGCTGCTGGAGCGCGTGAACCTCACGTTCGCGGCGAAGCGCAAGGTGAAGGAGTACTCGGGCGGCATGCGGCAGCGGCTGGGCATCGCCCAGGCCCTGGCGGGGAACCCCAAGCTCCTCATCGTGGACGAGCCCACCGCGGGCCTGGACCCCGAGGAGCGCCAGCGCTTCTACCGCCTCCTGGCGGAGGTGGCCGACGAGCGCACGGTGCTCCTGTCCACGCACATCGTGGAGGACGTGGCCATGCTCTGCCCGCGCTTCGCCGTCATCCGCCACGGCCGCGTGATGGCCATCACCAGC
This window harbors:
- a CDS encoding ABC transporter ATP-binding protein encodes the protein MLSLRNLVKVYPGPVTALRGIDLDVPRGMFGLLGPNGAGKSTLMKILAGLLEPTSGEVTLDGLDLVRHPEALRPHLGYLPQEFGFYPYLSGQDMLRYLLELKGVTAPQGLKALCAELLERVNLTFAAKRKVKEYSGGMRQRLGIAQALAGNPKLLIVDEPTAGLDPEERQRFYRLLAEVADERTVLLSTHIVEDVAMLCPRFAVIRHGRVMAITSPSEAKAALHDTLFEGSVPPADMAAFQQAHRVTQAVLFEGRNRVRIHVTPGAAVPPGFERTPPTLEDAYLLLMKDAPAPVAPAPVVATPAVGT
- a CDS encoding acyltransferase family protein; translation: MASSRQHLDALTGLRFLAAAHVVAYHVYHLVFSGTEAPPGLHGLLDSGYVGVSFFFVLSGFILGYNYLERPPDTREARKAFWVARFARVYPVYALGLAVAAPAFLKGLRDAWLADPSEAWRQGEALVLAPLLLQSWMPWTALAWNGAGWSLAVEALFYATFPFLAGRLGRWGTRGLVVGMGVAYLAALGLPALYILVDPDHTGGVASAYNSGPWMLALRFNPLARLPEFVLGILAGRFFLLRAEEAPRARPWVLTALGGAVLAALVGSTSLPFPLLHNGLLAPVFAALIVLLPRSQGPVARLLASRPLRLLGEASYALYILHMPVMFAWKSVLKRLGASPTSAWAVSALAVGTVSLSVLAYERVEKPARGWIRARWTDRAGQPAPGLPPQA